In Rhododendron vialii isolate Sample 1 chromosome 9a, ASM3025357v1, the following are encoded in one genomic region:
- the LOC131302099 gene encoding receptor protein kinase-like protein ZAR1, producing MLALVLLILVLSNAQPLVCSLNGEGFALLSFKQSIKGDPGGSLNNWNYSDENPCSWNGVTCKDQRVVSVSIPKKKLSGFLSSSLGSLSELRHVNLRNNEFFGTLPVELFGVLGLQSLVLYGNSLSGSIPPQIGNLQYLQNLDLSQNSFNGSLPTTLIQCKRLRTLYLSQNNFTGSLPDGFGASLVSLENLDLSFNKFSGPIPNDMGNLSNLQGTVDLSHNSFSGSIPASLGDLPEKVYIDLTYNNLSGRIPQTGALMNRGPTAFIGNQGLCGPPLKNPCSPDTPGANSPSSYPFLPSNYPPQNTSDNDGKSGSGSGLSKTAVIVIVVGDVVGICLIGLLFSYCYSRVCPCSKRNGENGYGFEKGGGKGRRECLCFRKDESETLSENVEQYDLVPLDAQLAFDLDELLKASAFVLGKSGIGIVYKVVLEDGLTLAVRRLGEGGSQRFKEFQTEVEAIGKLRHPNIVTLRAYYWSVDEKLLIYDFIPNGNLATAIHGRAGMTSFTPLPWFVRLKIMKGVAKGLVYLHEYSPKKYVHGDLKPSNILLGPNMEPKISDFGLGRLANIAGGSPTLQSSRMASSEKPHQRQKSNVSSEVTAFSSVANMGSYYQAPEALKVVKPSQKWDVYSYGVILLEMITGRTPVVEVGTSEMGLVNWIQLCIEEKKPLGDVLDPFLADDADKEEEIIAVLKIAMACIQSSPERRPSMRHISDALERLAVSSIE from the exons ATGTTAGCtttagttttgttaattttaGTTCTCTCCAACGCTCAACCTCTAGTGTGTTCCTTGAATGGCGAAGGATTTGCTCTTTTATCATTTAAACAGTCCATTAAAGGAGACCCAGGAGGGTCTTTGAACAACTGGAACTACTCTGATGAAAACCCTTGTTCTTGGAATGGGGTGACATGCAAAGATCAAAGAGTTGTTTCTGTTAGCATCCCAAAGAAGAAACTCTCtgggtttctttcttcttctcttggATCTCTCTCTGAACTTAGGCATGTTAATTTAAGGAACAATGAGTTCTTTGGAACATTACCTGTTGAGTTATTTGGAGTTCTAGGCCTGCAAAGTTTGGTCCTTTATGGAAATTCCTTATCTGGGTCTATCCCTCCTCAGATTGGGAACCTCCAATACCTCCAGAACTTGGATTTGTCCCAAAATTCCTTCAATGGGTCGTTACCCACAACTTTGATTCAGTGCAAGAGATTGAGAACCCTTTATCTCAGTCAGAACAACTTCACTGGTTCTCTGCCTGATGGGTTTGGGGCTAGTTTGGTTTCCCTTGAAAACCTGGACCTTTCTTTCAATAAATTCAGCGGTCCGATCCCAAATGACATGGGAAATTTGTCTAATCTTCAAGGAACTGTTGATTTGTCCCACAATTCGTTTAGTGGTTCAATCCCAGCTAGCCTTGGTGACCTTCCTGAGAAAGTCTACATTGATCTTACGTATAACAATCTAAGTGGACGCATACCCCAAACCGGTGCTCTTATGAACCGAGGACCAACTGCTTTCATAGGAAATCAAGGTCTTTGTGGCCCTCCTTTGAAAAATCCATGTTCACCCGATACACCTGGTGCGAATTCGCCTTCCTCGTACCCTTTCTTGCCAAGTAATTACCCGCCCCAGAATACCAGTGATAATGATGGAAAAAGCGGTAGCGGAAGTGGGCTTAGTAAAACTGCTGTAATCGTCATTGTTGTAGGTGATGTAGTTGGAATTTGTCTGATTGGGCTGCTGTTCTCGTACTGCTATTCACGAGTTTGCCCGTGTAGCAAGAGAAATGGTGAAAACGGTTATGGTTTTGAGAAGGGTGGAGGGAAAGGAAGGAGAGAGTGTTTGTGCTTCAGGAAGGATGAATCGGAGACTTTATCAGAAAATGTGGAGCAATATGATCTGGTACCGTTGGATGCACAGTTGGCTTTTGATCTCGATGAGCTTCTGAAAGCATCAGCTTTTGTCCTGGGAAAGAGCGGTATTGGGATTGTTTATAAAGTTGTGCTTGAAGATGGGCTTACATTGGCTGTTAGAAGATTGGGAGAAGGCGGTTCTCAGCGGTTTAAAGAATTTCAGACCGAAGTGGAAGCGATTGGGAAGCTAAGGCATCCTAATATCGTTACTCTTAGAGCCTATTACTGGTCTGTCGATGAGAAGCTGCTGATCTATGATTTTATACCTAATGGAAACCTTGCAACTGCAATTCATG GGAGAGCTGGAATGACATCCTTTACACCACTTCCATGGTTTGTCCGTCTGAAAATAATGAAAGGAGTGGCAAAAGGTTTGGTGTATCTGCACGAGTACAGTCCCAAAAAATATGTCCACGGAGACCTGAAGCCGAGCAATATACTGCTTGGACCAAATATGGAGCCCAAAATCTCCGACTTCGGACTTGGGCGCCTTGCTAATATAGCGGGTGGGTCCCCAACCCTACAATCCAGTCGAATGGCATCTTCTGAGAAACCACATCAAAGGCAAAAAAGCAACGTCTCATCAGAAGTCACGGCATTCAGTTCGGTTGCAAACATGGGATCCTACTATCAAGCCCCTGAGGCACTAAAAGTGGTGAAACCGTCACAGAAATGGGATGTTTACTCGTACGGGGTGATCTTACTAGAAATGATTACTGGGAGAACGCCCGTAGTCGAAGTGGGCACATCGGAAATGGGCCTTGTCAACTGGATTCAGCTGTGCATCGAGGAGAAAAAACCTCTTGGGGATGTTTTAGACCCCTTCTTGGCGGATGACGCGGACAAGGAAGAGGAAATCATCGCGGTTTTGAAGATCGCAATGGCGTGCATACAGAGCAGCCCTGAAAGGAGACCCTCAATGAGGCATATCTCTGATGCCTTGGAAAGACTCGCTGTGTCGAGCATTGAATAG
- the LOC131302097 gene encoding uncharacterized protein LOC131302097 isoform X2 has product MVMIQSDIRSALQIASTLGCLKPNHRFVSRRVAAFRPPPRLAVAAGAKVRAFSTNDTETEGPAVEKVSHKPPVCTADELHYVSVPNSDWRLALWRYTPPPQAPPRNHPLLLLSGVATNAIGYDLSPESSFARYMCGQGFDTWILEVRGAGLSMQGSDLKQIEQNAHTISEHMEATAEAATDRVLPAEQQSTNIFSTLSESYNSVAKGNPAGMATVWDESKLVTKLTETFIRLSERLSGFLNERQSQIVSANFFDQISRLLEDSFLSERFDEIRGKLSSLLEARQNSAVTSQIRELSQKLVNIVEESQRSVSPQLYNLQERLFTTIEDFQKQLDLIVKYDWDFDHYLEEDIPVAVSFTLQMEYIRGQCKPKDGKLFAVGHSMGGILLYAMLSRCGRDPGLAAVVTLASSLDYTSSNSSLKVLLPLADPAQALNVPVVPFGALLAAAYPLSSRPPYVLSWLNHLISAEDMMHPELLRKLVLNNFCTVPAKLILQLTTAFREGGLSNRTGTFFFKEYLHKSEVPVLAIAADRDLICPPEAVYETARLVPEHLVTYKVFGEPEGPHYAHYDLVGGRLAVEQVYPCIVLFLSQYD; this is encoded by the exons ATGGTAATGATTCAATCGGATATACGCTCCGCGCTTCAGATTGCTTCCACTCTCGGCTGCCTCAAACCCAATCACCGCTTCGTCTCCCGCCGCGTCGCCGCCTTCCGTCCACCGCCGAGGTTGGCAGTGGCGGCGGGGGCCAAGGTAAGAGCTTTTTCCACCAACGATACGGAGACTGAGGGCCCCGCCGTAGAGAAGGTTTCGCATAAGCCGCCCGTGTGCACGGCCGACGAGCTTCATTACGTATCTGTACCTAATTCCGATTGGAGGCTCGCCCTCTGGCGCTACACTCCTCCCCCTCAG GCTCCTCCGAGGAATCACCCTCTATTGCTATTGTCAGGGGTGGCAACCAATGCCATTGGATACGACCTCTCTCCAGAG TCTTCATTTGCCCGTTACATGTGTGGTCAAGGATTTGACACTTGGATTCTTGAAGTTAGAGGTGCTGGTTTGAGCATGCAGGGATCAGATTTGAAACAAATTGAGCAGAATGCCCATACAATATCTGAACATATGGAAGCTACTGCTGAAGCTGCAACTGATAGAGTTCTTCCTGCGGAACAGCAGTCAACCAATATCTTCAGTACATTGTCAGAATCTTATAACTCTGTTGCCAAAGGCAACCCAGCGGGGATGGCAACAGTTTGGGATGAATCAAAACTAGTGACAAAGTTGACGGAAACCTTTATACGTTTGTCAGAACGACTTTCTGGCTTTCTCAATGAAAGACAATCACAAATTGTGtctgcaaatttttttgatcaaatatCACGACTCTTAGAGGACTCTTTTCTATCTGAACGCTTTGATGAGATAAGAGGAAAACTTTCGAGTTTGTTAGAAGCAAGGCAAAATTCTGCTGTGACTAGCCAAATCAGGGAGCTGAGTCAAAAGCTTGTGAATATTGTTGAAGAGAGTCAACGTTCGGTTTCACCTCAGCTGTACAATTTGCAAGAGCGTCTTTTCACAACAATAGAAGATTTCCAGAAGCAACTTGACTTGATCGTTAAATATGACTGGGACTTTGATCACTACCTGGAAGAGGACATTCCTGTGGCGGTGAG TTTTACATTGCAGATGGAATATATAAGGGGCCAGTGCAAACCGAAGGATGGTAAATTGTTTGCAGTTGGACATTCCATGGGAGGTATCTTGCTGTATGCTATGCTGTCACGATGCG GAAGAGACCCGGGATTGGCAGCTGTGGTTACATTGGCATCATCACTTGACTATACCTCTTCAAACTCATCACTCAAAGTGCTCCTACCGCTT GCTGATCCTGCTCAGGCTCTCAATGTTCCGGTTGTTCCTTTTGGGGCATTACTTGCAGCAGCTTATCCTCTTTCATCTCGCCCCCCTTATGTCTTGTCTTGGCTTAATCATCTGATATCAGCAGAGGACATGATGCATCCGGAGTTGCTAAGGAAGCTTGTTCTGAATAACTTTT GTACTGTTCCTGCTAAATTAATCTTACAGCTGACAACAGCTTTTAGAGAGGGTGGGCTCAGTAATAGAACTGGTACATTTTTCTTCAAGGAATATCTACATAAAAGCGAAGTTCCTGTCTTAGCCATTGCTGCAGATCGGGACCTGATTTGCCCACCAGAAGCTGTCTACG AAACTGCAAGGCTAGTCCCTGAGCATTTGGTCACCTATAAAGTATTTGGAGAACCCGAAGGTCCCCATTATGCTCATTATGACTTGGTGGGAGGACGATTG GCTGTGGAGCAAGTATATCCCTGTATAGTATTATTTCTGAGTCAGTATGACTAA
- the LOC131302098 gene encoding auxin-responsive protein IAA32-like isoform X2, which translates to MDSNTSGYLLNHTNLHPVYYQAKEDDNIIDLGLSLRALQPEAYHPSGQDDYGDLIDWHELNPERKIAKMGYPPKMRQDFDEESEGVQSKQRWAYIKVNMEGIIVGRKICLLEHMGYSTLATQLEDMFGRQSPAGLRLFQAGSEFYLFYKDMDENWRTVGDCPWKEFADRVKRLRIVRKNEGILVPFSSASH; encoded by the exons ATGGATTCAAACACATCAGGGTACCTTCTAAACCATACAAATCTTCACCCAGTCTACTATCAAGCCAAGGAGGATGATAATATAATTGACTTGGGACTTAGTCTCAGAGCCTTGCAGCCTGAAGCTTATCATCCATCTGGACAAG ATGATTACGGGGACCTGATAGATTGGCACGAGTTGAACCCTGAGCGTAAAATTGCGAAGATGGGATATCCTCCAAAGATGAGGCAAGATTTTGATGAAGAATCGGAGGGAGTACAAAGCAAACAGCGATGGGCTTATATTAAGGTCAACATGGAAGGGATAATTGTTGGTAGGAAAATATGCCTACTTGAGCATATGGGTTACTCAACCCTTGCCACTCAGCTTGAGGACATGTTTG GCAGACAGTCCCCAGCTGGGTTAAGGTTGTTCCAGGCTGGGTCAGAGTTTTACCTGTTTTACAAGGACATGGATGAGAATTGGAGGACTGTTGGCGATTGCCCATGGAA GGAATTTGCAGATCGTGTGAAGCGACTGAGGATTGTGCGGAAGAATGAAGGAATTCTTGTTCCCTTTTCATCAGCCTCtcattaa
- the LOC131302097 gene encoding uncharacterized protein LOC131302097 isoform X4, whose translation MVMIQSDIRSALQIASTLGCLKPNHRFVSRRVAAFRPPPRLAVAAGAKVRAFSTNDTETEGPAVEKVSHKPPVCTADELHYVSVPNSDWRLALWRYTPPPQAPPRNHPLLLLSGVATNAIGYDLSPESSFARYMCGQGFDTWILEVRGAGLSMQGSDLKQIEQNAHTISEHMEATAEAATDRVLPAEQQSTNIFSTLSESYNSVAKGNPAGMATVWDESKLVTKLTETFIRLSERLSGFLNERQSQIVSANFFDQISRLLEDSFLSERFDEIRGKLSSLLEARQNSAVTSQIRELSQKLVNIVEESQRSVSPQLYNLQERLFTTIEDFQKQLDLIVKYDWDFDHYLEEDIPVAMEYIRGQCKPKDGKLFAVGHSMGGILLYAMLSRCGRDPGLAAVVTLASSLDYTSSNSSLKVLLPLADPAQALNVPVVPFGALLAAAYPLSSRPPYVLSWLNHLISAEDMMHPELLRKLVLNNFCTVPAKLILQLTTAFREGGLSNRTGTFFFKEYLHKSEVPVLAIAADRDLICPPEAVYETARLVPEHLVTYKVFGEPEGPHYAHYDLVGGRLAVEQVYPCIVLFLSQYD comes from the exons ATGGTAATGATTCAATCGGATATACGCTCCGCGCTTCAGATTGCTTCCACTCTCGGCTGCCTCAAACCCAATCACCGCTTCGTCTCCCGCCGCGTCGCCGCCTTCCGTCCACCGCCGAGGTTGGCAGTGGCGGCGGGGGCCAAGGTAAGAGCTTTTTCCACCAACGATACGGAGACTGAGGGCCCCGCCGTAGAGAAGGTTTCGCATAAGCCGCCCGTGTGCACGGCCGACGAGCTTCATTACGTATCTGTACCTAATTCCGATTGGAGGCTCGCCCTCTGGCGCTACACTCCTCCCCCTCAG GCTCCTCCGAGGAATCACCCTCTATTGCTATTGTCAGGGGTGGCAACCAATGCCATTGGATACGACCTCTCTCCAGAG TCTTCATTTGCCCGTTACATGTGTGGTCAAGGATTTGACACTTGGATTCTTGAAGTTAGAGGTGCTGGTTTGAGCATGCAGGGATCAGATTTGAAACAAATTGAGCAGAATGCCCATACAATATCTGAACATATGGAAGCTACTGCTGAAGCTGCAACTGATAGAGTTCTTCCTGCGGAACAGCAGTCAACCAATATCTTCAGTACATTGTCAGAATCTTATAACTCTGTTGCCAAAGGCAACCCAGCGGGGATGGCAACAGTTTGGGATGAATCAAAACTAGTGACAAAGTTGACGGAAACCTTTATACGTTTGTCAGAACGACTTTCTGGCTTTCTCAATGAAAGACAATCACAAATTGTGtctgcaaatttttttgatcaaatatCACGACTCTTAGAGGACTCTTTTCTATCTGAACGCTTTGATGAGATAAGAGGAAAACTTTCGAGTTTGTTAGAAGCAAGGCAAAATTCTGCTGTGACTAGCCAAATCAGGGAGCTGAGTCAAAAGCTTGTGAATATTGTTGAAGAGAGTCAACGTTCGGTTTCACCTCAGCTGTACAATTTGCAAGAGCGTCTTTTCACAACAATAGAAGATTTCCAGAAGCAACTTGACTTGATCGTTAAATATGACTGGGACTTTGATCACTACCTGGAAGAGGACATTCCTGTGGCG ATGGAATATATAAGGGGCCAGTGCAAACCGAAGGATGGTAAATTGTTTGCAGTTGGACATTCCATGGGAGGTATCTTGCTGTATGCTATGCTGTCACGATGCG GAAGAGACCCGGGATTGGCAGCTGTGGTTACATTGGCATCATCACTTGACTATACCTCTTCAAACTCATCACTCAAAGTGCTCCTACCGCTT GCTGATCCTGCTCAGGCTCTCAATGTTCCGGTTGTTCCTTTTGGGGCATTACTTGCAGCAGCTTATCCTCTTTCATCTCGCCCCCCTTATGTCTTGTCTTGGCTTAATCATCTGATATCAGCAGAGGACATGATGCATCCGGAGTTGCTAAGGAAGCTTGTTCTGAATAACTTTT GTACTGTTCCTGCTAAATTAATCTTACAGCTGACAACAGCTTTTAGAGAGGGTGGGCTCAGTAATAGAACTGGTACATTTTTCTTCAAGGAATATCTACATAAAAGCGAAGTTCCTGTCTTAGCCATTGCTGCAGATCGGGACCTGATTTGCCCACCAGAAGCTGTCTACG AAACTGCAAGGCTAGTCCCTGAGCATTTGGTCACCTATAAAGTATTTGGAGAACCCGAAGGTCCCCATTATGCTCATTATGACTTGGTGGGAGGACGATTG GCTGTGGAGCAAGTATATCCCTGTATAGTATTATTTCTGAGTCAGTATGACTAA
- the LOC131302097 gene encoding uncharacterized protein LOC131302097 isoform X1 gives MVMIQSDIRSALQIASTLGCLKPNHRFVSRRVAAFRPPPRLAVAAGAKVRAFSTNDTETEGPAVEKVSHKPPVCTADELHYVSVPNSDWRLALWRYTPPPQAPPRNHPLLLLSGVATNAIGYDLSPESSFARYMCGQGFDTWILEVRGAGLSMQGSDLKQIEQNAHTISEHMEATAEAATDRVLPAEQQSTNIFSTLSESYNSVAKGNPAGMATVWDESKLVTKLTETFIRLSERLSGFLNERQSQIVSANFFDQISRLLEDSFLSERFDEIRGKLSSLLEARQNSAVTSQIRELSQKLVNIVEESQRSVSPQLYNLQERLFTTIEDFQKQLDLIVKYDWDFDHYLEEDIPVAVSFTLQMEYIRGQCKPKDGKLFAVGHSMGGILLYAMLSRCAFEGRDPGLAAVVTLASSLDYTSSNSSLKVLLPLADPAQALNVPVVPFGALLAAAYPLSSRPPYVLSWLNHLISAEDMMHPELLRKLVLNNFCTVPAKLILQLTTAFREGGLSNRTGTFFFKEYLHKSEVPVLAIAADRDLICPPEAVYETARLVPEHLVTYKVFGEPEGPHYAHYDLVGGRLAVEQVYPCIVLFLSQYD, from the exons ATGGTAATGATTCAATCGGATATACGCTCCGCGCTTCAGATTGCTTCCACTCTCGGCTGCCTCAAACCCAATCACCGCTTCGTCTCCCGCCGCGTCGCCGCCTTCCGTCCACCGCCGAGGTTGGCAGTGGCGGCGGGGGCCAAGGTAAGAGCTTTTTCCACCAACGATACGGAGACTGAGGGCCCCGCCGTAGAGAAGGTTTCGCATAAGCCGCCCGTGTGCACGGCCGACGAGCTTCATTACGTATCTGTACCTAATTCCGATTGGAGGCTCGCCCTCTGGCGCTACACTCCTCCCCCTCAG GCTCCTCCGAGGAATCACCCTCTATTGCTATTGTCAGGGGTGGCAACCAATGCCATTGGATACGACCTCTCTCCAGAG TCTTCATTTGCCCGTTACATGTGTGGTCAAGGATTTGACACTTGGATTCTTGAAGTTAGAGGTGCTGGTTTGAGCATGCAGGGATCAGATTTGAAACAAATTGAGCAGAATGCCCATACAATATCTGAACATATGGAAGCTACTGCTGAAGCTGCAACTGATAGAGTTCTTCCTGCGGAACAGCAGTCAACCAATATCTTCAGTACATTGTCAGAATCTTATAACTCTGTTGCCAAAGGCAACCCAGCGGGGATGGCAACAGTTTGGGATGAATCAAAACTAGTGACAAAGTTGACGGAAACCTTTATACGTTTGTCAGAACGACTTTCTGGCTTTCTCAATGAAAGACAATCACAAATTGTGtctgcaaatttttttgatcaaatatCACGACTCTTAGAGGACTCTTTTCTATCTGAACGCTTTGATGAGATAAGAGGAAAACTTTCGAGTTTGTTAGAAGCAAGGCAAAATTCTGCTGTGACTAGCCAAATCAGGGAGCTGAGTCAAAAGCTTGTGAATATTGTTGAAGAGAGTCAACGTTCGGTTTCACCTCAGCTGTACAATTTGCAAGAGCGTCTTTTCACAACAATAGAAGATTTCCAGAAGCAACTTGACTTGATCGTTAAATATGACTGGGACTTTGATCACTACCTGGAAGAGGACATTCCTGTGGCGGTGAG TTTTACATTGCAGATGGAATATATAAGGGGCCAGTGCAAACCGAAGGATGGTAAATTGTTTGCAGTTGGACATTCCATGGGAGGTATCTTGCTGTATGCTATGCTGTCACGATGCG CTTTTGAAGGAAGAGACCCGGGATTGGCAGCTGTGGTTACATTGGCATCATCACTTGACTATACCTCTTCAAACTCATCACTCAAAGTGCTCCTACCGCTT GCTGATCCTGCTCAGGCTCTCAATGTTCCGGTTGTTCCTTTTGGGGCATTACTTGCAGCAGCTTATCCTCTTTCATCTCGCCCCCCTTATGTCTTGTCTTGGCTTAATCATCTGATATCAGCAGAGGACATGATGCATCCGGAGTTGCTAAGGAAGCTTGTTCTGAATAACTTTT GTACTGTTCCTGCTAAATTAATCTTACAGCTGACAACAGCTTTTAGAGAGGGTGGGCTCAGTAATAGAACTGGTACATTTTTCTTCAAGGAATATCTACATAAAAGCGAAGTTCCTGTCTTAGCCATTGCTGCAGATCGGGACCTGATTTGCCCACCAGAAGCTGTCTACG AAACTGCAAGGCTAGTCCCTGAGCATTTGGTCACCTATAAAGTATTTGGAGAACCCGAAGGTCCCCATTATGCTCATTATGACTTGGTGGGAGGACGATTG GCTGTGGAGCAAGTATATCCCTGTATAGTATTATTTCTGAGTCAGTATGACTAA
- the LOC131302097 gene encoding uncharacterized protein LOC131302097 isoform X3: protein MVMIQSDIRSALQIASTLGCLKPNHRFVSRRVAAFRPPPRLAVAAGAKVRAFSTNDTETEGPAVEKVSHKPPVCTADELHYVSVPNSDWRLALWRYTPPPQAPPRNHPLLLLSGVATNAIGYDLSPESSFARYMCGQGFDTWILEVRGAGLSMQGSDLKQIEQNAHTISEHMEATAEAATDRVLPAEQQSTNIFSTLSESYNSVAKGNPAGMATVWDESKLVTKLTETFIRLSERLSGFLNERQSQIVSANFFDQISRLLEDSFLSERFDEIRGKLSSLLEARQNSAVTSQIRELSQKLVNIVEESQRSVSPQLYNLQERLFTTIEDFQKQLDLIVKYDWDFDHYLEEDIPVAMEYIRGQCKPKDGKLFAVGHSMGGILLYAMLSRCAFEGRDPGLAAVVTLASSLDYTSSNSSLKVLLPLADPAQALNVPVVPFGALLAAAYPLSSRPPYVLSWLNHLISAEDMMHPELLRKLVLNNFCTVPAKLILQLTTAFREGGLSNRTGTFFFKEYLHKSEVPVLAIAADRDLICPPEAVYETARLVPEHLVTYKVFGEPEGPHYAHYDLVGGRLAVEQVYPCIVLFLSQYD from the exons ATGGTAATGATTCAATCGGATATACGCTCCGCGCTTCAGATTGCTTCCACTCTCGGCTGCCTCAAACCCAATCACCGCTTCGTCTCCCGCCGCGTCGCCGCCTTCCGTCCACCGCCGAGGTTGGCAGTGGCGGCGGGGGCCAAGGTAAGAGCTTTTTCCACCAACGATACGGAGACTGAGGGCCCCGCCGTAGAGAAGGTTTCGCATAAGCCGCCCGTGTGCACGGCCGACGAGCTTCATTACGTATCTGTACCTAATTCCGATTGGAGGCTCGCCCTCTGGCGCTACACTCCTCCCCCTCAG GCTCCTCCGAGGAATCACCCTCTATTGCTATTGTCAGGGGTGGCAACCAATGCCATTGGATACGACCTCTCTCCAGAG TCTTCATTTGCCCGTTACATGTGTGGTCAAGGATTTGACACTTGGATTCTTGAAGTTAGAGGTGCTGGTTTGAGCATGCAGGGATCAGATTTGAAACAAATTGAGCAGAATGCCCATACAATATCTGAACATATGGAAGCTACTGCTGAAGCTGCAACTGATAGAGTTCTTCCTGCGGAACAGCAGTCAACCAATATCTTCAGTACATTGTCAGAATCTTATAACTCTGTTGCCAAAGGCAACCCAGCGGGGATGGCAACAGTTTGGGATGAATCAAAACTAGTGACAAAGTTGACGGAAACCTTTATACGTTTGTCAGAACGACTTTCTGGCTTTCTCAATGAAAGACAATCACAAATTGTGtctgcaaatttttttgatcaaatatCACGACTCTTAGAGGACTCTTTTCTATCTGAACGCTTTGATGAGATAAGAGGAAAACTTTCGAGTTTGTTAGAAGCAAGGCAAAATTCTGCTGTGACTAGCCAAATCAGGGAGCTGAGTCAAAAGCTTGTGAATATTGTTGAAGAGAGTCAACGTTCGGTTTCACCTCAGCTGTACAATTTGCAAGAGCGTCTTTTCACAACAATAGAAGATTTCCAGAAGCAACTTGACTTGATCGTTAAATATGACTGGGACTTTGATCACTACCTGGAAGAGGACATTCCTGTGGCG ATGGAATATATAAGGGGCCAGTGCAAACCGAAGGATGGTAAATTGTTTGCAGTTGGACATTCCATGGGAGGTATCTTGCTGTATGCTATGCTGTCACGATGCG CTTTTGAAGGAAGAGACCCGGGATTGGCAGCTGTGGTTACATTGGCATCATCACTTGACTATACCTCTTCAAACTCATCACTCAAAGTGCTCCTACCGCTT GCTGATCCTGCTCAGGCTCTCAATGTTCCGGTTGTTCCTTTTGGGGCATTACTTGCAGCAGCTTATCCTCTTTCATCTCGCCCCCCTTATGTCTTGTCTTGGCTTAATCATCTGATATCAGCAGAGGACATGATGCATCCGGAGTTGCTAAGGAAGCTTGTTCTGAATAACTTTT GTACTGTTCCTGCTAAATTAATCTTACAGCTGACAACAGCTTTTAGAGAGGGTGGGCTCAGTAATAGAACTGGTACATTTTTCTTCAAGGAATATCTACATAAAAGCGAAGTTCCTGTCTTAGCCATTGCTGCAGATCGGGACCTGATTTGCCCACCAGAAGCTGTCTACG AAACTGCAAGGCTAGTCCCTGAGCATTTGGTCACCTATAAAGTATTTGGAGAACCCGAAGGTCCCCATTATGCTCATTATGACTTGGTGGGAGGACGATTG GCTGTGGAGCAAGTATATCCCTGTATAGTATTATTTCTGAGTCAGTATGACTAA
- the LOC131302098 gene encoding auxin-responsive protein IAA32-like isoform X1 gives MDSNTSGYLLNHTNLHPVYYQAKEDDNIIDLGLSLRALQPEAYHPSGQDDYGDLIDWHELNPERKIAKMGYPPKMRQDFDEESEGVQSKQRWAYIKVNMEGIIVGRKICLLEHMGYSTLATQLEDMFGRQSPAGLRLFQAGSEFYLFYKDMDENWRTVGDCPWKYKFLPHNSLFASNFCCCWVGMVVVKVWEIKVWSLLKF, from the exons ATGGATTCAAACACATCAGGGTACCTTCTAAACCATACAAATCTTCACCCAGTCTACTATCAAGCCAAGGAGGATGATAATATAATTGACTTGGGACTTAGTCTCAGAGCCTTGCAGCCTGAAGCTTATCATCCATCTGGACAAG ATGATTACGGGGACCTGATAGATTGGCACGAGTTGAACCCTGAGCGTAAAATTGCGAAGATGGGATATCCTCCAAAGATGAGGCAAGATTTTGATGAAGAATCGGAGGGAGTACAAAGCAAACAGCGATGGGCTTATATTAAGGTCAACATGGAAGGGATAATTGTTGGTAGGAAAATATGCCTACTTGAGCATATGGGTTACTCAACCCTTGCCACTCAGCTTGAGGACATGTTTG GCAGACAGTCCCCAGCTGGGTTAAGGTTGTTCCAGGCTGGGTCAGAGTTTTACCTGTTTTACAAGGACATGGATGAGAATTGGAGGACTGTTGGCGATTGCCCATGGAAGTATAAGTTTCTTCCCCATAATTCCTTGTTTGCTTCTaacttttgttgttgttgggttGGCATGGTAGTAGTTAAGGTCTGGGAAATAAAGGTTTGGTCACTCCTGAAGTTTTAG